Proteins from a genomic interval of Nostoc sp. TCL240-02:
- a CDS encoding DUF3769 domain-containing protein — protein MLHPVLPPNPPPILESLQPVNPTSSASHTKFLSVVETGMQEKTDKSKQSKDLPELSIAGDTKSNSPLPTPINSTQDDSVVAETSSVLHPPETFPPEISPITDSESAELLGRSLLVGYPTQDIKTSNGYPSVERRRLELLLRAALRKRETQTEATALPKKVGAEPSLNAKPESSQKLGEQDLTTSPSLREAAPTGSGVRNRWEPPRLRPPHRFASTLNPNSIAREKQTFLDSLRFNYRVSPSPLVAQSPPSIPVVPKVTTSNKLVESKAEILAKKLAQQKQLSNITAPQSSQRDNISLSAADLAPSSQSVQNFIKFQSRNPTKQLSTPITVEFSSQVQQQTQAPTSTPPVNTTNQPQAPASKPPAQPRIVEVTSDRQEYDEQRRIITAVGNVVVRFDGAVVDADRLQVNLDNLIAAGEGNVTLTRGDQILRGQRFTYNFVQDNGELLNGRGEIYVPSAQTDFAFSPIDATAGGVTKRPPSDRIRANQPLSGVSSPGQLDFTVGGQADASNLSPPKTGGVVNRLRFEAEHIDFYPQGWQARDVRITNDPFSPPELELRADTVTLTRETPLVDRIRTQRQRLVLDQRISLPIPVNQQTIDRRERDVTPAIVSPGYDGDKRGGLYIERGFPVIDTEKTSWTITPQLLVQRGVQEGTGNLGSLFAVKTKVNSVLSPRAVIQGTGELTSFDLDKVEDNLRVNLGLRQIIGTSLPHLLNVQYNYRDRLYNGTLGFQTVQSSFGGIITSPVIPLGKSGINLTYQGSAQYIDANTDRQDLLEPIRENDRISLGRFQASADLSTGVLLWQGKPLPPTATEGLRYTANPVVPYLQAIAGLTGTTSYYTNGDNQSTLTPRIGLQGQIGHFSRPFFDYTAFNITYSQGLNNGLSPFLFDRSVDNKVLTAGISQQIYGPFRLGFQTSVNLDTGRETSTDYILEYSRRTYGITLRYNPVLELGGFSIRISDFNWGGGTDPFSEVKPVVNGVQQNY, from the coding sequence ATGCTTCATCCAGTTCTGCCACCCAATCCGCCTCCTATCCTCGAATCTTTACAACCTGTAAATCCCACCTCATCTGCTAGTCATACAAAGTTTCTTTCAGTTGTAGAAACTGGAATGCAGGAAAAGACAGACAAATCTAAGCAGTCCAAGGATTTGCCTGAATTGTCGATTGCGGGTGACACCAAAAGTAATTCGCCATTGCCAACTCCCATTAATTCAACTCAGGATGACTCAGTAGTTGCCGAAACTTCCTCTGTACTCCATCCACCAGAAACCTTCCCACCAGAAATTTCCCCCATTACCGACTCTGAAAGTGCTGAACTTTTGGGGCGATCGCTGCTGGTTGGTTATCCAACGCAGGATATTAAAACCTCTAATGGCTATCCGAGCGTCGAACGCCGCCGCTTAGAGCTTCTCCTAAGAGCGGCGTTACGCAAACGGGAGACGCAAACAGAAGCCACTGCATTGCCAAAAAAAGTTGGAGCGGAGCCTTCCCTAAATGCAAAACCTGAATCTTCTCAAAAACTCGGTGAGCAAGATCTAACGACAAGCCCTTCTCTACGAGAGGCTGCGCCAACGGGTTCGGGGGTTCGCAATCGATGGGAACCGCCAAGACTGCGACCCCCTCACCGCTTTGCATCTACGCTAAATCCCAATTCTATTGCTAGAGAAAAACAAACCTTTTTGGACTCTCTACGATTTAACTATAGGGTCTCTCCAAGTCCTCTTGTCGCCCAATCTCCGCCTTCTATTCCAGTTGTCCCAAAGGTTACAACCAGCAATAAGTTAGTTGAATCCAAGGCGGAAATTTTAGCTAAGAAGTTAGCCCAGCAAAAACAGCTAAGTAACATTACTGCGCCACAGTCTTCCCAAAGAGACAATATCTCTCTATCTGCTGCCGATCTTGCACCAAGTTCTCAATCAGTACAAAATTTTATAAAATTCCAGTCTCGTAACCCGACAAAGCAACTTTCAACGCCCATCACTGTAGAATTCAGTTCCCAAGTCCAACAACAAACTCAAGCGCCAACATCTACACCACCAGTAAATACCACCAATCAGCCACAAGCACCAGCTAGCAAACCGCCAGCCCAACCGAGAATTGTAGAAGTCACTTCAGATCGGCAAGAGTATGACGAGCAACGGCGAATTATTACAGCTGTTGGAAATGTCGTTGTGCGATTTGATGGGGCGGTGGTGGATGCCGATCGCTTGCAAGTTAATTTAGACAACTTAATTGCTGCGGGGGAAGGCAACGTAACTTTAACCAGGGGCGATCAAATACTTCGTGGGCAACGCTTTACCTATAACTTTGTTCAAGATAATGGAGAACTCTTAAATGGTAGAGGAGAAATTTATGTGCCCTCAGCACAAACAGATTTTGCTTTCTCACCCATAGATGCAACTGCTGGTGGAGTAACAAAACGTCCGCCTAGCGATCGCATTCGAGCCAATCAGCCCCTTTCTGGTGTAAGCAGCCCTGGACAACTTGATTTTACAGTCGGGGGTCAAGCTGATGCTAGCAACCTCTCACCCCCAAAAACAGGAGGTGTAGTCAATCGGCTCAGATTTGAAGCTGAACACATTGACTTCTATCCGCAAGGCTGGCAAGCAAGGGATGTCCGTATCACCAACGATCCTTTTTCGCCTCCAGAACTAGAGTTACGCGCAGATACAGTAACTCTGACACGAGAAACACCTTTGGTAGACCGCATTAGAACACAGCGACAACGTTTGGTATTGGATCAAAGAATCTCCTTACCAATTCCGGTGAATCAGCAGACGATTGACCGTCGGGAGCGGGACGTTACACCTGCAATAGTTTCTCCCGGCTATGATGGAGATAAGCGGGGTGGTTTGTATATTGAGCGTGGCTTTCCAGTGATCGATACAGAGAAGACAAGCTGGACGATCACGCCTCAGTTATTAGTACAGAGAGGTGTGCAAGAAGGTACGGGTAACTTAGGCTCATTGTTTGCTGTCAAGACAAAGGTAAATTCTGTTTTGAGTCCACGAGCAGTAATTCAAGGAACTGGGGAGTTAACCAGTTTTGACTTAGACAAGGTGGAAGACAATTTGCGGGTGAATTTGGGATTGCGTCAGATAATAGGCACTTCCCTTCCCCATCTCTTGAATGTGCAATATAATTACCGCGATCGCCTCTACAACGGTACTCTCGGCTTTCAAACTGTCCAGAGCAGTTTTGGTGGCATTATTACCTCTCCTGTGATTCCTTTAGGAAAAAGTGGCATTAACCTAACCTATCAGGGAAGCGCTCAGTATATCGATGCCAATACCGATCGCCAAGACTTACTAGAACCCATACGCGAAAACGATCGCATTTCACTAGGTCGTTTCCAAGCTAGTGCTGACCTCAGTACTGGGGTGTTACTGTGGCAAGGAAAACCATTACCGCCCACTGCCACTGAGGGATTACGATACACGGCTAATCCTGTAGTTCCTTACTTGCAAGCGATCGCTGGACTTACAGGCACTACGAGTTATTACACCAATGGTGATAACCAAAGCACTCTAACTCCTAGAATTGGTTTACAAGGACAAATTGGTCATTTTTCTCGCCCTTTTTTCGACTACACTGCCTTTAATATTACTTACTCTCAAGGCTTAAACAACGGATTATCACCCTTTTTGTTTGATCGCTCCGTTGATAACAAAGTTTTGACTGCTGGGATATCACAGCAAATCTATGGCCCTTTTCGCTTAGGCTTTCAAACATCTGTTAACTTGGATACTGGTAGAGAAACCAGTACTGACTACATTTTAGAATATAGCCGTCGTACCTATGGCATCACCTTGCGTTACAATCCAGTGTTGGAATTAGGCGGCTTTAGCATCCGAATTAGTGATTTTAACTGGGGTGGCGGCACTGATCCATTTTCTGAAGTTAAGCCAGTAGTAAACGGTGTGCAACAGAATTATTAA
- a CDS encoding outer membrane beta-barrel protein translates to MKLTKLAASALAVASIVLSAGIASAQTAGTNGNYIGAGVAVGATSGGQGNDEAQIGGNIQGRYAVPNTPVSLRGSVLYGGDAAAIMPIVTYDAPIARNTNVYFGGGYSFVTDEGQKTPLGNQNAPVVTLGIESEVSNNVIAYGDTKWGIDAYKNSDADAVSFQAGLGYRF, encoded by the coding sequence ATGAAACTTACAAAATTAGCTGCCTCTGCACTTGCTGTTGCTTCCATTGTCCTCTCGGCAGGAATTGCTTCTGCTCAAACAGCCGGTACAAACGGTAATTATATTGGTGCTGGTGTTGCAGTTGGTGCAACCAGTGGTGGACAAGGAAACGATGAAGCACAAATTGGCGGTAATATTCAAGGACGTTACGCCGTTCCCAATACACCTGTTTCACTGCGGGGTTCTGTACTGTATGGTGGTGATGCTGCTGCAATTATGCCCATCGTGACTTACGATGCGCCTATCGCCAGAAACACTAACGTTTACTTCGGTGGTGGTTATTCTTTTGTAACTGACGAAGGTCAAAAAACCCCATTAGGCAATCAGAATGCACCTGTAGTCACCCTTGGTATTGAATCAGAAGTTAGCAATAATGTCATTGCTTATGGCGATACTAAATGGGGCATTGATGCCTACAAAAACAGTGATGCTGATGCTGTCAGCTTCCAAGCTGGATTAGGCTATCGCTTCTAG